The nucleotide sequence CGCAGATCGCCTGGGCCGGCCCGCGGTGCTTCTACGCGCGCAAGCTGGGTGCGAGCATCTCGCGAGTCTTTGCCCGGGTGGAGAAGGTCGTCGACGTCGCAGACGAGGAGCAGCGGGGTGGCCGCCCGGCCTAGCCGGGCGGCCAGGGAGAGGGAGGAGCGGCATCCCATGGGGCACGGTCTCATGCCGGCACTGGTAAAGGAGGCTCCGGGGCCTGGGCTGATCCTGACGGAGCGGCCCGTGCCGGAGCCGGGACCCGGGCAGGTGAGGGCGCGGGTCATCCTGGCCGGCATCTGCGGCACCGACGGGCATATCTACGCGTGGGACGAGTGGGCGGCCGGTCGCATCCGGCCGCCGGTCGTGATCGGGCACGAGTGGATGGGCGTGGTGGACGCGGTCGGGCCGGGCGTGGAGGACGTCCGGGTGGGTGAGCGCATCAGCGCGGAGATGCACTTCTACTGCGGGAGGTGCCGCCCGTGCCGGACGGGGCAGCCTCACCTGTGCACCCGGCTCGTCATCGGCGGGGTCGACGTCGACGGCGCCTTCGCGTCGTACGTGGTGGTGCCCGCCCAAAACGTGTGGAAGCTCGATCCTGCGATCCCCGACGAGGTCGGGGCCATCATGGATCCCCTGGGCAACGCCGTGCACACGGCGCTGGAGTTTCCGCTCGCAGGAGCGACGGTGGCGGTGACGGGGGCCGGCCCCATCGGGCTCGCCGCCGTGGCGGTGGCGAGGAAGGCGGGGGCGACGGCTATCTTCGTCACCGAGGTGAGCCCGGAGCGCCGGCGGCTGGCGGAGCGGATGGGGGCGGACCTGGTGCTCGATCCGTCCGCGGGCGACCCGGTGGAGCGAGTCTTGCGGGAGACCGGGGGCGAGGGAGTCGACGTGCTGCTGGAGATGTCCGGGCACCCGGCGGCCATGGTCCAGGGGCTGCAGATGGTGCGGCCGGGGGGATCGGTGGCGCAGCTGGGGCTACCGTCCCGGCCGCTGACGGTCGACCTGGGCCGGCTCGTCGTGCTCAAGGGCCTGACCGTGCGCGGCATCCACGGCCGCCGGATCTTCACCACCTGGCACCAGCTCAGCGAGATGCTGCGGGGCGGGCTCGACGTGCGCCCGATCATCACGCACCGGTTCCGGCTGGAGGAGTACGGGAGAGCCTTCGAGATGCTGGCGAGCGGGCGGTGCGGCAAGATCCTGCTCGAGGTCCCGTGAGCGCCTCGGCGCGGCGCACCGCGTAGCGACGACATCCGACCCGGTGGGGGGGAAGAAAGGGCCATGACGGAGACTGGGGCATCGGCACTGGCGTTCCTGGATGCGGAGCTCTCCGAGCTGAGGGCCCGGGGCATCTTCCGGTATCCCAGGGTCCTGGACAGCCCGCAGCAGGCCGTGGCCGTCGTCGACGGGAGAAAGGTGATCAACCTCTCGTCCAACAACTACCTGGGCCTTGCCAACCACCCGTACCTCAAGGAGACGGCCGAGAAGGCCGTGCGGGACTGGGGAGTGGGTTCAGGGGCGGTACGGCCCATCATCGGCACGCTCCGGATGCACGAGGAGCTCGAGCGACGCATCGCCGCCTTCAAGAAGACCGAGGCGGCGCTGGTCTTCCAGTCGGGCTTCACGGCCAACGCCGGTACGGTCGCGGCCATCCTGGGCAAAGAAGACGTCATCGTCTCCGACGAGCTCAACCATGCGAGCATCATCGACGGGTGCCGGCTCTCCCGGGCGGAGATCCGGATCTTCCCGCACCGGGACGTGGAGGCGCTGCGGCGCCTGCTCGAAGAGGCTCGCCCGAAGGCGCGGCGCATCCTGGTCGTCACCGACGGCGTCTTCAGCATGGACGGCGACATCGCGCCGCTGCCGGAGATCGTGCGGGTGGCCAGGGAGTTCGGGGCCATCACCATGGTTGACGACGCCCACGCGAGCGGAGTGCTCGGCAAGAACGGCAGGGGGAGCGTCGACCACTTCGGGCTGCACGGGCAGCTCGACATCCAGGTGGGCACCCTCTCCAAGGCCATCGGGGTGCTGGGCGGGTACGTGGCCGGTAGCCGCAGCCTGATCGACTACCTGATCGCCCGGGCCCGGCCCTTCCTCTTCTCCACCTCCCACCCGCCGGCCGTCACGGCGGCATGCCTGGCGGCGTTCGACCTGCTCGAGCGAGAGCCGGAGCGGATCCAGCGGCTGTGGGACAACACCCGCTACTTCAAGGACGGCTTGAAGCGGATCGGTTTCGACACGGGAGCCAGCGAGACGCCCATCACGCCGGTGATCGTCGGCGACGAGGGCAAGGCCATGCGGCTGTCCGACGAGCTGTTCGATCTCGGCGTCTTTGCCCAGGGCATCGTCTATCCGACCGTACCCAGGGGCAAGGCGCGAGTCCGCACCATCGTCACCGCGGAGCACACCCGGGACGATCTGGACCGGGCGCTGGAAGCCTTCGAGCAGGCCGGCCGGCGGATCGGCGTCGTGAGCTGAGGCTGGAAGGCGCATGACCGAAGCAGAGGACGGCCCGCTGGGGCCGTCCTCTGCCGGCGCTTCGATCGCGGCACGACACCCGGCCATGAGGGGCTAAGCCCGGATCTCCTGTGCGATGGCCTGCTCCAGGATCGCCAGGCCCTCCAGCAGCTGCTCCTCTTCGATGACCAGCGGCACCAGCATGCGGATCACGTTGCCGTAGATGCCCGCCTTGACCGCGATCAATCCCTGCTCGAAGCAACGCTTGAGGATCCGGGAAGTCTCCACGTCGGCCGGCTCCTTGGTGCTCCGATCCCGCACCAGCTCCATGGCCATCATGGCGCCCAGGCCGCGTACGTCCCCGATGATGGCAAAACGCTCCTGCATGGCCATCATGCGCTGCCGGATCAGCTCTCCGAGGCGGCTCGCCCGCTCTACCAGCTGCTGCCGCTCGAAGATGTCCAGCACGGCGAGCCCCGCCGCGCAGGCCACGGGGTTGCCCACGAAAGTGCCGCCCACCACCGATTCGCCGAGCCGGTCGTAGAGCTCCGCCCGGGCGATGACGCCCGACAGGGGCAGGCCTGCCGCCAGCGACTTCCCTACGGTCAGCACGTCCGGCCGGACCCCGAAGTGCTCCACGGCGAAGAACCGCCCCGTCCGCCCGAAGCCCGTCTGGATCTCGTCCACGATGAGGAGGATATCGTGGCGGGCGGTCAGCTCGCGGACGGCCGGCAGGTACTCCGGGGGCGGCACGACGAAGCCGCCCTCGCCCTGTACCGGCTCCACGATGACCGCGGCCACGGCCTCGGGAGCGACCGTCGTGACCAGGGCCCGCTTCATGGACTCGACACAGGCGAGGCCGCAGTCGGGGTAACGCAGGCCGAGGGGGCATCGGTAGCAGTAGGGAGCCGGCACCCGGTACACCTCGGGCACGAAGGGGCCGAACCGCTCCTTGTACGGCTTGACCTTGCTCGTGAGGGTCATGGCCATGTAGGTGCGACCGTGGAACGCCCCCTCGAGCGCGATGACGCCGGCGCGCCCGGTCGCGTAGCGGGCCAGCTTGACGGCGTTTTCCACCGCCTCGGCGCCGGAGTTGAAGAAGGCGACTTTCCAGGGCCCGCCCGGAGCCTGCCGGGCCAGGCGCTCGGCCAGGCGCACGTACGGCTCGTAGGGCACCACGGTGAAGTCCGTGTGCAAGAAGCGGCGGGTCTGCTCGGTGACGGCGTCGACCACTTCCGGCGGGGCGTGACCCACGTTGACCACCCCGATGCCGCCCGAGAAATCGATGAACTGGTTGCCGTCGACGTCCTCGACGATGGCGCCCGAGGCGCGGGCAATCACCGCCGGCACGTGCGGCGTCATGGCGCGCGGCACGTAACGCTGCATCAGCTCGAGGATCTCTCGGGATCGTGGGCCGGGTACCTGCGTTTTCATCCTTGCATACTTGGGCACGCGAAATCCCCCTTCCCGCCCGGCCGGCAGGTGCCCCTCCGGCCGTCGAGGCGCGGGCTGCCCTCCTCAGATTACGCTGCGTGCCGGGCGGATACCTCTCAGGAGGAGTTGTTCGGCTGTAGGTATGTACGTATAGAATATAGATGCGAGGCAACCATAACGACCGCACGCGAGGACCGGGATGGCGGAGGAAAGAGGGGACGGCCGTGGGGCCGGGATGGCACAGGGGGAGCGCCAGAGGGCCGGGCGCAGGCTGTGGCCCGTGGGGTAGAAGGGCCGCCGCCCACCGGGCCGGGCCGGGCGGCGGGCTGTGGATGGCCCGCATCCTGCTGAGCCTCGCGCGGGGGCCGCTGCACGGGTACCGCCTCCTCGAACTGCAGGAGCAAGAGACGTGGGGCGACGCCCCCCCGCTGCTGCCCGGTACGCTCTACCGGTGGCTGCGGGAGCTGGAACGCGCCGGCCTGGTGGTCTCGTCGTGGGAAACCGGCGAGTCGGGCCCCGCCCGCCGCACGTACGTCCTCACGCCCCAGGGGTGGGAGCTCCTGGAGGAGCTGATCCGTCACCTGCGCCGGCAGCGGCAGGCCATCGACGGCGTCCTGGAGGCCTACGCCCGCCTGCGGGCGCCCGGTCCTGCGAGCGGCGAGGAGAGGAGGTGAGCACGGCGATGCACGGCATGCACGGGATGCACGTCATGCCCGGTGCCGGTCAGGGTTGGGGAGCCTGGAGCAGCCCTCTGGGCTGGGGCCCCCGCCGGATGGGATGGGGATGCGGGGGGCCCAGGGGTACGGGCTTCCGGCGGCGCTTCATCTCGCGCCAGGAACGCCTCGAATGGCTCCGGGAGTACCTGCGCCAGCTTCGTCTGGAGGCCCAGGCCGTCGAAGAGGCCATCCGGGAACTCGGCGGCGAGACCTCTTCCGAGCAAACACCCGGCTCCCCGGCGGCCTGAGCGGTCACTCCCATGGTAAGAGGCCCACGAGGCCTCAGGCAACCGGAGGGAGCGCCGGAGGCGGCAACGTCCGGGCCGCCCCGGCGCTCGCCGGCGCATGCGGCCCCGAAGCGTCCTCCCGATCGAGGAGACTGCACAGGCGCCGGCCCAGCGTCCGTCCGACGGCGCTCGCCATCGGTTCCTCGATCATCAGGAGGTACTGGCGGAGGCTGACCGGGACGCCAAGGCGCTGCAGCAGGAAAAACCCGCCGACGAACGCCCGGTGCTCGACGGCCCGCTCGAGCTCGGGCGACTCGGCGGCGAAGAGCCGGTCCGCAAGCCCGGGGTGGCGGTCGAAGTCCAGGGCGTGTCCCAGTTCGTGGGCCAGGATCATCACGAGGTACGAGAGGGACTGGTCGCGCAGGTCGGGCAGCCACGCCAGGATGGCACGCCTGCCCGGGTGGTACATCCACTGCCGCGGCACAGGGCTCGGCTCGAGGGAGATACGGCGCTGCCTGGCGAACCGCACGAGGCTTTGCACGTAAGGATTGGGAGGAAAGCGCCGGGCGATGCTGCGGCTGACGACCGGGCGCGTCGCGCCCACGCTCAACTGGCGGCTCCGGCCGAGGGCGCCGCGGAGCCGCAGGTTGCGGGATGAATGCCTGCGCATGATTCGATGCTATCACCTCGGTGCGGCGGCGGGCATGGGAATGGCCGGCTCCGCTGCCGCTCGGCCCCATCAGTGCCAGCCCATCAGGTGGACCGCCAGCACCGAGGCCCCGAAACCGGCGAGATCCGCCAGCAGGCCTGCCGCCAGGGCCCAGCGGGCGTCGCGGACACCCACGGCTCCCAGGTAGACCGTCACGACGTAGAGCGTGGTCTCCGTGCTCCCCTGCATGACGCTCGCGAGCCGCCCGACGAAGGAGTCGGGGCCGTGGGTCTCGAGCAGGTGTGCCAGGAGGCCCGAGGCGGCGGAGCCGGAGAGAGGGCGGACGAGGGCCATCGGCAGGACCTCCACCGGCATCCCGGCCCACCCGGCCAGCGGCCGGACCGGGTCCAGCACCGCCTGCATGGCCCCCGAACGCTGGAAGAGTTCCGTGGCGGCCAGCATCGCCACCATGTAAGGGATGACCCGGACGCCCACCAACAACCCGCTGCGCGCCCCCTGCACGAAACTCTCGTACACGTGCACCCGCCGCCCCAGGCCCAGCAGCAAGATGGCCAGCACGAGCAGCGGCACGCTCCACGCCGCGACGACTCCGAAGAGCTGCGCCAACGCCCCTACCTCCGCAGCGACCGGGAACGGAAGTACGCGTCGGCGACCAGCGCCACGAGGGTCGAATAGGTGGTGGCGATCAACGTCGGGACGAGGATGTCCGCCGGCTGCGAAGCCCCGGCCGCGGCCCGCAGGGCGATGACCCCGGTCGGCACCACGGTGACGCTCGACGTCGATAGCGCCAGCAGGGTGCACATGGCGGGGGAGGCCCGCCGGGGTTCGGGATTGAGGCGCTGCAGCTCGCTCATCGCCTTGATGCCGAGAGGCGTCGCCGCGTTGCCGAGCCCGAGGACGTTGGCACTGATGGCCATCAAGAGCGCTCCCATGGCCGGGGAGTCGCCGGGTACGGATGGAAACAACCGGCGCGCCAGGGGCTCCAGGGCCCTGGCGAGCCAGCGGGTGAGCCCCGCGTCGTCGGCGATCCGGATGAGCCCGGTCCAGAGCATGATGGCTCCCAGCATGCGCACGCCCAGCTCGACGCCGCGCAGCGCCCCATCCGTCAGCGCCTGCGTCACGACGTCCGGTTGGCCGCTCAGGAGGGCCGCCAGCGTGCCGCCCAGCACGAGTGCACCCCACACGTAGTTGATCACGGACAGGCTGCCTCCCGGCCCTGATACTATGAGGCTGCGTCCCGGGACCTGCCGGGCCGTCCTGCGCTTACCCGCCGGAGCCTTGCGCGTCCGGTGCAGGCGCGCGATAATCCGGGTGAAAGGTCAAAAAAGGTCAGACACCGAGCCCGAGGGAGGGTCCGACGAGGCGCGATGGCTTCGCTGGCAGATGCCATCGAGCGTCACATCAAGCAGCTGTTCGAGCAGTCCATGGCGGACGTCATCGAGATCCGCCGGGTGGACCTGGCCGGGCATTTCTCGTGCGTGCCGTCCCAGATCAACTACGTACTGCAGACCCGGTTCACGCCTCAGCGGGGCTATGCGGTGGAGAGCCGCAGGGGCGGTGGGGGGTTCATCCGCATCATCCGGCTGCGAGAGGCCCAAACCGATCGAGCCGGCACGGTGCACAGCCTGGCCGAGCGGATCGGGCCGTCCATCGGCGCC is from Limnochorda sp. L945t and encodes:
- the tdh gene encoding L-threonine 3-dehydrogenase, coding for MGHGLMPALVKEAPGPGLILTERPVPEPGPGQVRARVILAGICGTDGHIYAWDEWAAGRIRPPVVIGHEWMGVVDAVGPGVEDVRVGERISAEMHFYCGRCRPCRTGQPHLCTRLVIGGVDVDGAFASYVVVPAQNVWKLDPAIPDEVGAIMDPLGNAVHTALEFPLAGATVAVTGAGPIGLAAVAVARKAGATAIFVTEVSPERRRLAERMGADLVLDPSAGDPVERVLRETGGEGVDVLLEMSGHPAAMVQGLQMVRPGGSVAQLGLPSRPLTVDLGRLVVLKGLTVRGIHGRRIFTTWHQLSEMLRGGLDVRPIITHRFRLEEYGRAFEMLASGRCGKILLEVP
- a CDS encoding glycine C-acetyltransferase: MTETGASALAFLDAELSELRARGIFRYPRVLDSPQQAVAVVDGRKVINLSSNNYLGLANHPYLKETAEKAVRDWGVGSGAVRPIIGTLRMHEELERRIAAFKKTEAALVFQSGFTANAGTVAAILGKEDVIVSDELNHASIIDGCRLSRAEIRIFPHRDVEALRRLLEEARPKARRILVVTDGVFSMDGDIAPLPEIVRVAREFGAITMVDDAHASGVLGKNGRGSVDHFGLHGQLDIQVGTLSKAIGVLGGYVAGSRSLIDYLIARARPFLFSTSHPPAVTAACLAAFDLLEREPERIQRLWDNTRYFKDGLKRIGFDTGASETPITPVIVGDEGKAMRLSDELFDLGVFAQGIVYPTVPRGKARVRTIVTAEHTRDDLDRALEAFEQAGRRIGVVS
- the gabT gene encoding 4-aminobutyrate--2-oxoglutarate transaminase; its protein translation is MKTQVPGPRSREILELMQRYVPRAMTPHVPAVIARASGAIVEDVDGNQFIDFSGGIGVVNVGHAPPEVVDAVTEQTRRFLHTDFTVVPYEPYVRLAERLARQAPGGPWKVAFFNSGAEAVENAVKLARYATGRAGVIALEGAFHGRTYMAMTLTSKVKPYKERFGPFVPEVYRVPAPYCYRCPLGLRYPDCGLACVESMKRALVTTVAPEAVAAVIVEPVQGEGGFVVPPPEYLPAVRELTARHDILLIVDEIQTGFGRTGRFFAVEHFGVRPDVLTVGKSLAAGLPLSGVIARAELYDRLGESVVGGTFVGNPVACAAGLAVLDIFERQQLVERASRLGELIRQRMMAMQERFAIIGDVRGLGAMMAMELVRDRSTKEPADVETSRILKRCFEQGLIAVKAGIYGNVIRMLVPLVIEEEQLLEGLAILEQAIAQEIRA
- a CDS encoding PadR family transcriptional regulator, which produces MGPGWHRGSARGPGAGCGPWGRRAAAHRAGPGGGLWMARILLSLARGPLHGYRLLELQEQETWGDAPPLLPGTLYRWLRELERAGLVVSSWETGESGPARRTYVLTPQGWELLEELIRHLRRQRQAIDGVLEAYARLRAPGPASGEERR
- a CDS encoding spore maturation protein — translated: MAQLFGVVAAWSVPLLVLAILLLGLGRRVHVYESFVQGARSGLLVGVRVIPYMVAMLAATELFQRSGAMQAVLDPVRPLAGWAGMPVEVLPMALVRPLSGSAASGLLAHLLETHGPDSFVGRLASVMQGSTETTLYVVTVYLGAVGVRDARWALAAGLLADLAGFGASVLAVHLMGWH
- a CDS encoding nucleoside recognition domain-containing protein, whose amino-acid sequence is MINYVWGALVLGGTLAALLSGQPDVVTQALTDGALRGVELGVRMLGAIMLWTGLIRIADDAGLTRWLARALEPLARRLFPSVPGDSPAMGALLMAISANVLGLGNAATPLGIKAMSELQRLNPEPRRASPAMCTLLALSTSSVTVVPTGVIALRAAAGASQPADILVPTLIATTYSTLVALVADAYFRSRSLRR
- a CDS encoding CtsR family transcriptional regulator, whose translation is MASLADAIERHIKQLFEQSMADVIEIRRVDLAGHFSCVPSQINYVLQTRFTPQRGYAVESRRGGGGFIRIIRLREAQTDRAGTVHSLAERIGPSIGAREADALIESLEQAGLIAPREALVWRVAIHHQTAGLPAGLRDRVRAALLRSVMMVRFLDLFEPQGMM